The genomic segment CTTAAAACATGtaatcctcccccccccccccccccactccacagCTGGTGGAGTTTGTGTAAAGCCAcaggaaaaaagaacacaacCTTAGCTGTGGGCACGGGAAAGAATTTTGGCTTTGAAAAAAAGTTCACTGAAGCTTACCATGTTGAACCACATATAAACAAACCTTATCTACAATACATACAACCATGGACAAAAAATGCTACAATTATATCAATTCAAAATGAGGAAGGCTGTCATGGAGTCTGGGTCCAGTTGATCCTATATCACATATTTGGTCTTGGACACAAGACGTTTATGAGGAAAACTAGTTTATCAGTCAGAACCTCATTAGAGAGGAAGTCTGTGATGAATAGCCCTCATAAAATAAATTCCCACTAGGTGAAGCCTCCCAAATGCTTTGGCCACTCTTTTGGTTCTAAAGAGACCTGCAACAGACTGTACAATAGAATTcgtatacaaaaaaaaatgtcactacGATAATGAAGAAATATTATTATCTGAAAGTTAAGTGGAGGAGCTTATGATTTGTGGGATACAGTAGGACTAACTGTCCCCCAAATCCTAATGGAGGGTGTAACTACAAAATCGGCCGCACAAGGCAGGGCGTGTAAAGTGACCTAATAAATTGCTCATTTCCTCACCTAGCTGTTGGCAGTTAAGTCTTTTTAACTCAGGTCTGATCTAGAACATCCTCATTCTGACAGCTGCATTGTTTTCAGACTAAATCCTGACCCTAAAAGCTGAGCTTCTACTGCTAACCCCACCCAAGAAGTCACGTCAATGTCCAACTATTATATAACCTGTCCGCTTGAGTGGGTCAGCTACTCCTCTGGCGCGCTGGCAGGCGCACGGGACACGAGCAGATCAAAGGAGAAGCGGCGAAGATCGTGGAGTGAGCATTCTTTTGTTGCTGTGTTGCCGTGGTTTCCACGGTGAGCATTCTTTTGTTgctgtgttgccatggtttccacggtgttctctctctctctcatatcgcGTTGATCTGTCACGTGTGATCCGGCTGGAGGAACTTCCCCTCCCCCAGAATCCCGCAGCTCCAGGGAGGAGACACCCATCAACATTCCACACAACGCAGGGCATCTGTAGAGGGTGAGACGAAGGGAAACGGAAGGAAGAGTTGAACAGAGCGGgaaagcaggagagacagggtTAGGGTGTTGGGTAAACTGACAGAGGCGTCGCGTTTCTATAGAAACCCACCACATTAGGATGTTCCCCCGTACGAGCGGAAATATTTATGGTATTACAGGGCTAAAGGTCAACTCAGTAGAACTCAAGCGGTCTGTTAAACGGTGGACTACAACACACCGCCCGTAACTGACACGTTTCGCTTACACATATAACTTTCACAATGCTTACAAAATCCACTTGGTGCAtgtaaactaaactaaaatgaaGCAATTAGGCACTTGATACCTAAAGGAGGTTTTGTGAACTAAATACCTGCCTTCTGCTGTTATGCAATTTCACCAGAGGCGTTCAGTAAGCAGTAGTGTTGGGGCTGCCCTGCTTCACCGTAAACAGTCCTAAAACAACGGTGCGTCATAGGCACCACTGAGAAGCATATAGAAGAGGATTCATTAGCTGAGCTGTCAGGACTGGATGAGCTGGAGGCCATCATAAACCCACAGAAGCTTCTAGAAGCCTGCCTCTTCTTGTTATTATCTGTCTGTTTATAAACAGTTCAGGCAGGGTTGCTTCTCAAAAGCCACTGAAATCTTCCTTGTGACTTAtcacacacagatcaacaccAGTCTTAATTAAAAGTCTGAGTTGAATTACTCTGTGACTGAGTTTTACACTAGCCTAACTCTAGCTACtgaatacatattttaaacactttttttcccaCGTGTCGCCGTATCTGCACCTCTTTTCACCGAAGAGaaatatttaacacacattaaaaatacaaccTGTAAGCTAACGCCATTTCACAAGTGTCGCATTAAGCTCTATTTTAAACATAAGGGGGCTTCTGTAGCCTACTCCATAACTTCGAGCTATTTTCGGCACTTCGATTCGCTTTACACGCTGGCCTGTCTTAATTTAAGAAGTGGTGCGGGGTGATCCACATTCTGGGAGTGAACCACTCCCACGCCCATGTTTTGAGGTGGTGGAGGGAGCTCCGCAGCCGACCTTTGGCCCGGCTCACAGCCGAAATCGACAGTGCAGCATTGAGGGGTCAGAGAACCGGCGGGGCGAGGATCCAGAGCGCCTGGAGGTGTTCGTTAAGATTGCTACTGCCTCCTGGTCACCTCCCACAGACTACCGTGCACCCACACGCACAGTTAATTAACAAACCAAGCAGAAACAGATGCACTCCATTCAAACAAGCACTGCGAAAGACTGTTTTACTCTCAGAGTGTTTTACTCTCATTGTGTGCACTTTGCACTTCAGCGCAATTTTCGGTCTATAATAAAGTTCTTTTGATATCTTCACTTTGAAAAAATGTGGACATTTTTGTGGCCAGTTTGGCCCTTTGTCTTCTGGTGTGCGAGTCCTTCCACTTTATGATTCAAGTAAGCAGGAAGTCGCTTTTGGAAcggtttgattttatttttaacttattCTAAAGATGTCTGTGCAAATCCAAGATGACTGTTTAGTGCAGGCATGGGCCTTTCTGCAAACAGGCTCCTCGTTCTCGTTCAGGGGGCCGTCTACAGGCTCGATAAACCCAGCGTCCCGCAAGGGCTGCCTCGTTGCTCATTTGAGCGGCGCTGATCACATCTGCTACCCCGCCCCACCCGGGGAGATGGGCCCaagtcttcacacacacacacacaagcacacaagctgCAGCAGCGTGCCTGTATCGTTCACTAATGAGCAGGTGTAACTACAACACGCAGGCCCATGCATCCATCACCCGGTGACAGGTTTGCACTTTCCATTCATGAATTTGCATTAGGTTTGGGGGTTTGGGCATAACGCTCCAAGGCAGAGtgcctccgtgtgtgtgtgctgcagaccAAGAGCGCGCCGCGGCCCTGAACGCCCCTCTCTCAGAGGGAAAAGCAGGCTGATATTTCGGTGAAAACCTTTTCACTGCTTTGATACATGAACCTGATATAACTGTGATTAATTGCAGCAGGTGAGGGTGGCCATTGAGAAACACTCCACCACCCTGCAAGGAGAACCGTTTTCGCCTGGCGTCCAGCAGCCTGTTCTGCCGCTCAAAGGAGGTTTTTCTGGGTAAAGCTCAGTGGTAATAGAATCTCTATTATGCAAATCTGTTTGTGCAGAGGGGTGTTCGTTGCCTTCGGCGCAGGAggctaaaatgtgtgtgtgtgtgtgcacgtgcacgtgcgtgtgcgtgtgtggggggccGGCCTGCTCACAGATGTGAgaataaaagccttttttcAGTTGTCCTTTTTAGagtggctttaaaaaaaaaaaaccacattaataaaacataagCGCTGGGTAAGTGGGCTCTGTCGTCTGCCCTCTCTAAACACCTCCCTTAATAACGGATGCCCCGAGAGGCAGTTGAAACAatgctttgacctttgacctggcTCAGGTGGGTTACATACACAGAAGGCCTCTTCTGGCTCTGGTTTCTTGCTGCTAGATGAGTCCCTCTGCCTCAGGGGCTGTTGTGATACTGCACACAACAGCTAAAGCACAGCACTGCTGATCAGTCTTCACCACCCGTGGacacatttaaaactgcatgCAAGGATAAGCTACAGGCCTATGGCATTGCTTATGGTCTAGTAATGTGATGAAGTCATCATGAAATaggtttaatttttaaaacagcaggaTAAACTATTTGAGCTCTGCTTTTACGCACAATGAGACGCTGTTGGCAATTACGCCCATTTTGCGAATCTCATCCAGgtacaacatttatttttatgggtgcaatatatatatatatatttctttctttcatttattttcttttgtccatGATGAAAGCTGGTTAGCGTGGAGCTCTTACTTCTGCAGCAGAGCAGACGTCCAGTTCCTCTCCTGGTGCTGCAGTACCTTCTTACTTCCTGTTTACCATTATGCATATGATTTGCAAAAACCCTACACTGCATTAGCAGGCTTTGAAGCAGCTGCACGCACGcggacaggcacacacacaaaaaaaatgcaaaacacaagGATAGTCAGCTGCAGGCTTTGAGAGCTGAGGGCCTCCCGTCTCCTGCCAGCCCATCTGCTAGCTGCTGCGGGAGCAAAGCAGTCGCTTCCCCAGACGTCCCGGGCCTCGCTGCCGATCTGCGAGTGCGCGTGGTTGTTTTGAAGGCTGAACCAGTGGGCGTTTTTAGTCGTACTCTGAGCCTGAAGCCTTCTTATTAACATGACCTGATTTAACGCCGCTGTGAAAGAAGAGTTCTACCAGCGTTTGTTCAGGAtgtttgcaaatgcaaatgagaTCTTTTCCGAGTTTTGCCACAGAAGGACGCGTAACGGCTGGGATGTCGGACTGGAAGGCCCGCTCTGCCGAcgccacccacaccctccctgcCGGTTGCGCGAGCCCTCGTTCCCGGTGCAATCCCAAACCCGACCCACGTTAAAATCCTGCTTCTGTGAGAAACGGTACAATCAAGGGAGCAGCAGCAAAACTCAGTCTCGTGACGTAACTGCATTATTCAGATATTtccttcagaaaataaaaataaaaataaaaatagcaaaccTCTAGAAAAGACACCAGAAAGAAGCAGGAAGCAGCACCTTTTACTGGGGGGTGTGAACCCCCCAGGAGCAGGACAGCAAGCACAAACCTGACAGGACTGGGAGAGGAGCCCTGGCCCTGGCAGACACCATTAACTCGAGTCTCTTCTCCATTTGACAGCCAGTGGCACTAATTATGACTTAATGTCTTTCATTATCCCATAATTATCCAAAATTATTCTTTACTTgtgaaaggcttttttttttaagcattcgTGTGATGTGAGAATAAAAGGTCTCTCAGTAttgccagacagacagagcagggcCTTATCTCTGTGATATTCTACTTTGATCTTCCTTTGTATGCTCAATCATTTTTACTGCCAGTTTTACAGCTACCATTACCAAATATCTGCTGTAccgtactgtacacacacacacacacacacacacacacacacacacacacacacacacacacacacacacacacacacacagacacacacacacacacagtgcattacctattaataaaatatttcttgttttttaactttgttttataACTATATTTTTCCCATCATCATTTCTATGTTTTGTGGAGCAGTTACTTACCAAAATAGGCAGCTCCTATAATTCAGGATGATAAGTATTTCCAGGTACTGACAAACGCAGTGGGAATGAGTGAGTATGGAACACTGGTGATGCTGTCCCACGAGTCCACGGAGGGGTCATAACAGTCCAGGGTTTTGCATCGTTGTGCTCCAAAGTAACCCCCCACCACATACAGACGGTTGCCTGAGGCAACGGCGTGGCAGCTTATCCTCTTCGCTGTGACATCGATGAATTTCGTCCACTGGTAGGTCTCGCTGTTGAAGCGATAGGCAGAGCTCGCCGAGAATTCCGTGTCGCCGCCGATGACCACAACCTGGTTTCCGACCGCCGCCGCCGCTGTGTAGCGCCACAGCTGAGGGCACGTGGCTGGAACCGTCCACCTGTTCTCAGAGGGGTCAAAGCACTGCACCTTGGGATACCTGTCTCTGTTGACACTAGTCCCGCCAAAAGCGAAGAGCTTGTTCTTGGCTCCCACGACCGCCGCGTTGCTGACGCCTTCGCGCAGGGGCGCTACCAGCGTCCATTTGTTGGCCTGTGGGTTGTACTGCTCCACCTGTTTGAGTGACACGGACGGAGAGGCGGGGAAGGAGCCCATGAGAGACGTGTGGCCACCCACCACGTACAGGACGTGGTCCAGCTCAGCAGAGCCATGGCCAAACCTGGCCACCAGCATCGGAGCAGCTTTGGACCACTCGTCGTGTAACGTGTCATAGACCCATACGTCTTTGGAAGCTCCGTTTTCAGACCCTCTTCCTCCTGTGACATAAACCTTGCAGCCAATGGCACAGGCACTGCACTCTTTGCGGGGGCTGGGCAGGTCTGTTTTGAGGGTGATCTCCTTCGTCTTGTGATCAATCATGTAGACTTTGTCACACATGAAGGTCTGACCTCCCAGGAGCAGGAGAGCCTGGCTGACCTTGCGGGGCTGGGCGCAGAAACCCGTGACCACGCCGTCGTTCTGCAGGATCTTCATCTTGCACCGGACGGCGTCTTCCACAATCTCGCGACCCACCTTGTCTCCCATGACGAGCTCCTCCGAGATGACGTTCTTCAGCAGGTACGTCTCCGGGAGAAGAGCCAAGCGCACACAGCGCAGCAGCTCCGGCAGATCGCCCAGTCTTCTACCCACGTCGGCCTTGACCCAGTCGATGACGGCCTCGTACGCAACACTCTCATCTTCGGCCTCCAGATCCTCGCTGAAGATCAGCTCCTGGACTTTGTCTTTGGGCAGGTTCAGGAAGTCCTCCGTCCTGTACAGGGAGGCAAAATTAGCCAGGCACATGTGCCAGGAGAGCTCGTACAGCCGCTGGCACTGGTGGGCGTCCGACAGAAGCATCATGCCCAGGCAGTTTGACGGGTGCAGGTTCTTCTCGAGGAACTCGGCCGAGGCGTCTCGGATGTCGTGGAACTGGAGCATGTCGCCGGCCTCCAGGAGGGACTCGGCGTTCTCCTCGTTGATGACGATGCGAGCGGAGTAGGCGTAGTCCAGCAGGAGCTCCAGCACCTCCGGGTGCAGCGAGTCGTGGAAGTTGACCTCTGCGTCTTGGCTCTCCTTCAGGCCGCCGCTGAACATGGCTTCGAAGTAGCGGCTGCAGGAGGCGAGGACGGCCCTGTGGCAGGGGAAGGCCCTGTGTCCGGCCCGCAGGACCACGTCCGTGAAGACGCGCCGCTTACGAAGCAGGTTGAGCTGAGTGAGCAAGCTGTCGGCGTGGGAGGTTTTATGGAACAGGTGGATGTTCATTGATCCAGAGCTTGACCGGGACTTACGGTTTTCATGATTACTTACAGACATCTTTGACCTAAAGATAgataaataattgaataattaaccTTTTATACATTCACACCAACCCAGTACACTAATATCTAACATCAAAATAATGAGAAATGGTGGCAGTTCACTTGGTACAAATGTAGTTaccaaaatgaaaccaaattgGAATATGCATCTCTCCTGTTTACATGCAACTAATGCTCTTTTAGGTCATATATTTTACAGTTGAAATATCCTTCTTGACAACTTTTGAAGATCAACAAAGAGTAGAACAAGACTGTAACTCCACTGTTGTACGTGTGTACGTTCATTAAATAGCAActttaaaaatctaataaaaataatataaaacgtAAATTCTTACACAACTTCTTACACAATTCCAACATTCCTAACctcaaaaactgaaatattattattgttattatttttaatcttgtCTAACAGGATAATATTATCCTAGGATAATATTCCTATGTGGAAATTCACATCCCCGCGCTTACATTACAGATAAACTTAATACAATACTTTCGGACACCGGAGATCCGAACAACGTGGTCAACACAGTCTTACCTTATTTCCTTTCCAGTCAAGGATTCCTAACGCTCATTCCACTTTAAAAACTTGTTTCTTTGCTCAGATTTCGTGCCGTGTTAAATGTCACACGTCTTCTTTTCAGCAATAAGCGGGAACATTACCGGCCTCCATCCACAGGGACATCCACTCTTCCGCCACTGAGCCGTGAGATACGTCTGTTCTCTTTAATGCTTGAGAGGCGTCTACtttagcccctcctcctccctcagcTGATTGGTCTTTCCTCGAATTATGCAAGATCGCGTCCAATCACAGCATTGAAAAGAATCGCAAGGAATAAAAGCCCTGGGATAACTTAAAACGAGAACCTATCGTGTGTTCAGTTAGACATCCAGCGACGTCCCATGTGACTTGTGAAACCGCACTGGACAAGTGAAACCGGACCGTCTGTGTTTTCCTAACGCTCTACCACACTTTTCAGAGACCTTTCTCTTTATTAATGTGCCTTATCTTAATCTGAATGAACATACAGACCCTCCCCACCCGACATAAACTTTAACAGGAACGGGGGAGGGGGCAATAAAGAAATCTGTCAAAAATATTAGCGTTTCTAATCTTTGCACAGAACGAGTCACAAAATGCAATTGATATTGATATCGATAATCAAGCATGGTTGTTGATCCTTTGTGCCTTCTACTCACCCCTCCCCAATGTGGTATAATGCCTATAATGTCTAATTTACCTGACAGTGAATTAAAATCATGTGAGACCGGCAGTAAAGTGTGTCATCACATTTTGGTAATACGCAGCATTACCGTGCTTCGTTTGTATCAGATAGCGTATAGTGCGGGAAAATTACTTAATCAACTGGTATTTTCCAAAGGAAGTTGATGTTTGCCATTAAAGACAAACCTTCTGCCCTTAAATTCTTGTCTGAGTGAGGTTTAACTATTATTCTTCTGATCGCAGGTAAAGTGTATGAGGAATTTGCTGTGAAATAGCGTCATCTGCTGTCTTAGGTCTGCTAGAACGTATCCTGTGCATcttataataaaacaaatgccaGCTTTAGCCTTTGAATAATGCAAAACTAAGCATCCTTGCATATATTGTTCTACTTATGCCATAATTGTGcacaattattttttattatgctATGTCAAATGATGACTAAGGagctaaactaaactaaacggCACCCTAAGCAATGTTTTCAAGGTCTTTGATAGTCTAAAGGTGCTGTGTAATTTCATTAGTTGAATGATCTATAtagctattattattaattatccaAATATGTGGATTATCTATATTTTCCCAAGCAGACAACTGTGTGAGGTTTTATAATTAACTCATTTCCCACAATCCTTCTCAAACGGGAGTAGCGTAAGAAGTTCTTCCGGTGCATCTCAAGGGCGTTAGGTGGAAGACTCACGTGTGCAGCCGGTGGAGCCGCGAGTGAAGTGCAGAGTTACCCTTGTTATCGTTTGTTCACAGGCACGAAGGATGGACAGTTTTGGGTCGGATTATTCATCCGGAACAGGGGCTGGAAAAATGGATACCGGCACGATTATGGAGCAAGTGAAGGTCCAGATCGCCGTTGCCAACGCGCAGGAGCTTCTGCAGGTGAGTGGCGTTAGCGCAGCTGAGCTAGCCTGAGGGCTTATTGGCTGGAAAGATGAGCAGAGCCACAAATCTGCAGACCCAAAAAATGCTGAAATCACATTTTTAGAGTAAACAATCTTCCTCAAAAGAAAAGCTCACCAACACGAATTAAAAGTTGATTTATTTGATCATATGAGTAGCTGCCTATGTTGTCTGGTGTGAATTGGACCACATCAGGACGCTCAATGAAAAGTTCCAGATAGCAGTGCCTTCCTAACACGATTGCCTACTTCAAAGAGACCACTCTTTATTAAGGTGTCTTATATTACTCTGAATTAAAtgattgaacacacacacacacacacacacacacacacacacacacacacacacacacaagaacttGGGCTCAATGGTATAGGTGAGTTAATGTTGCTCTAATTTGCATGAGTTGATATTTCAACGCTCGTATATACAAGGGCCAGCAGTGTCGTCTTTATACGTAAGGTGTAATTACAAAGTAATTACAGTTTCCTTTAGCTGTGTTTGCTTGCACATTGGCAGTGTAAGAGATAGCAGGAGAATATTTACCTAATGTGAATATTAATGTATACTGATTGTTGTATTTCAGCTCAAAATGACTGGTGTATCAGTTTAAATCAATATTGTCCAGCCTTACTGATAATTTGCCATTATCATCTGTTATACCAATAGACAGCCTAGTGTGTGTGACAGTCTTCATAATAATAGTCTGGCATCGTTCCTGTGcaagctgtgtgcatgtgtgtgcgtgtgtgtgcgtgtgtgtgcgtgtgtgtgcgtgtgtgtgtgtgtgtgtgtgtgtgtgtttgtgtttttgtcatgtttctctggaaaccttttgTACATCACTATAATTttgatatatgtatgtacacacacacaaactggcaTATACTCTGCtgcttgcacatacacacacaccttctataGTAGTGGAAGCACTGACCCATTGATGAGGAAAGGATTGCATCGTAGGATTTGATTCTTAATCATTTCTTGCACTTTTTTATATCCAAATCTCAGAGGATGACAGATAAATGCTTCAAGAAGTGCATTGGCAAACCGGGAAGCACGCTGGACAATTCAGAACAGGTAGGACTTGCAGCCAGTTGTTACTTTTCTATAGACATGCATATATAATGCACAAACTTGACCATGTCAcagtgtgggaaaaaaaatgagttGTTTATTTCTCTTGACCACCATGTTTTGGCAGAAATGCATTGCCATGTGCATGGATCGGTACATGGACGCATGGAACACAGTCTCTCGCACCTACAACGCAAGACTTCAGAGGGAGAGGGCACGTATGTGATGCACAGAGAGCAAGCAGCTGAACTTTGGGTTAACGGAGTGCATCACTAGAGAGGCAAGGGTTGAAAGTGCACGTCAGCCCTGCCCCTTTAACACTCTGCAGCTGAAAGCCATCCCAGGAATCAGGAAGTCCTGGCTTTTAGACTCAGAATATCTTTGGggacttttttttctgtctggaCATGTTACGTATAGGTGGACACTTTTTActcattttgattttaatgtGGAAGGCATGTGATGGCTCACACTAGGCACCTACCTTAAACCTTTACAAGTCTGCAATCGGTCTGTATGTGGAATGAAGCCCTGGAGCGTTTGAAGCCCTGGCCCCATCCCAAATCTCTGTAAAGCTCTTGCAGTGTTTAACAACCTGGTAATATCAAATCCTCCCATCTTGCCAGTAATAGCAGGTGCCCGTTGATGCGACTGATCCGTCAGTCTTAAAAGGCCTGCGTGCCCTTTGTTGGTTCTTTTGGTTTTCCATGTGCCCTGTGTGGGGACTCTCCCATGTGGGCACAGAGTCGTCTCGTCTTCCCACTCTCTGCTCCACAAACCTAGTTCTTTTCACAAGGAAGGATTCAGGAACATCTCACTTTCCATAACTGTGGCTTCTGCGCAAGAGCCCACCCAGCAGGCCTGCTTATTTACATCCACGGAACAGAATGCGATTGTCCATGCTGGATTCACATGTCACACTATCTGCCGACAACAGTAGCAGGTTTGTTCAAATGCCAATTGCTGTACCACAGACCTCGAGAAAAGCGGCTTATGCTGCATGCGAGGCATGTCAGATTTCTGGTAACCTGGTTTTCCTCAgtcaaccttttttttctgctcagaGAACGATGTCCCAAAGTGTTCTGGGTGATTGTTGCAGgaatgattaaaaatgattaaatatttgtcatgctGCTTTTAATGTTTTGCAGTAACAGGTGTTTTATTTCAACTTGTGGCAATACATCAGCTTAATGTCTAGCCAGCTTGAAAATTcattaagtaaaatataaaaacttgTAACATTTGAATGTAATTCTGTATTTTTAGCAAAATAGTCAATCGTAGATACATGATGTATTACAATATCTGGGAATGTCATAGTTAAGTTTTCTAAATAGTTTACCATATTCACTCACCTAAAAACTActactatttttattattattattattattattattattattaataataatgactaCTATTACTTCTCTTATATACTTCCTTCTGAGAGCACCATATTCCCCtatttaagaaaagaaaaaaaacatcacagaaaggttatttttattttctaatgaTCCAGTTGAATAAAAGTTTCATTGTTCCACATTTTTAGTggtaataaatacacaaaataaatatgtaagctTTCAAGTAAGCAGTACACCATTTGTAATACAGTCCGTATGCAAACCAGAGTGGCTGGTCCTTGCTGGATCTGATGAATAACGTACAGCCACGAACCGCCAACACGGCAGCATCAGCCACCCCAAGAGTGGCGCGGTCACCCTTAAAAAGGTAGGTACATTGATGACCATTCCCTGATGGCAGTGACGCGGATGTAAACCCCAGGAAAGCCTTCTCGACCGCAGCCGTGACCCCAGCTCGTCACGCCAGCCACAAACCACCTACCCTGGGGCTCACGGCATGCCAAGGGCCCACCCGAGTCTCCCTGCAGGGAAGAACACGCCTGCCGTCAGCCCGGCCTGCATTGCGAGGCGTGGCGTGTATGGGCCCGCATAAAACTTAAGCAGCATGGGCTCAATTACATAATCGGTGTAGAAATTAGTATAGTAGTTAAGGTAAAGAGGACTTTTCATGCAGATATAGATCATTGGTTGCAGCTACACAGGAGCTCGAGGGTTATTGCACAACTGCTGATTGGACTAGATGTGAACCCTTCCAAGGTAATAAGCGAAACTGATTGTTTCGTTAACAGAGGCTCACCAAACAAGTGTCTCTTCCACCATCCATGGCGCCGGCACACATCATGCTGGCTGTTATTCCGCTCCCATAGGACTGCAGGCAGTCTGACTGGGCAATTATGCTGACCTGTGCCTTCTGCAGTATTCTGCTCattgtacctgtgtgtgagagtgagggacagTAAAGGACACAAGCCATTTCGTGTTGCAGTCTGTACCTTTTAGGCTGGATGTCAGACCCAGATTAAGCATAATCCTTTGGTACAGATTAGTCTTTATGGAGAAAAA from the Electrophorus electricus isolate fEleEle1 chromosome 26, fEleEle1.pri, whole genome shotgun sequence genome contains:
- the enc3 gene encoding ectodermal-neural cortex 3 translates to MSVSNHENRKSRSSSGSMNIHLFHKTSHADSLLTQLNLLRKRRVFTDVVLRAGHRAFPCHRAVLASCSRYFEAMFSGGLKESQDAEVNFHDSLHPEVLELLLDYAYSARIVINEENAESLLEAGDMLQFHDIRDASAEFLEKNLHPSNCLGMMLLSDAHQCQRLYELSWHMCLANFASLYRTEDFLNLPKDKVQELIFSEDLEAEDESVAYEAVIDWVKADVGRRLGDLPELLRCVRLALLPETYLLKNVISEELVMGDKVGREIVEDAVRCKMKILQNDGVVTGFCAQPRKVSQALLLLGGQTFMCDKVYMIDHKTKEITLKTDLPSPRKECSACAIGCKVYVTGGRGSENGASKDVWVYDTLHDEWSKAAPMLVARFGHGSAELDHVLYVVGGHTSLMGSFPASPSVSLKQVEQYNPQANKWTLVAPLREGVSNAAVVGAKNKLFAFGGTSVNRDRYPKVQCFDPSENRWTVPATCPQLWRYTAAAAVGNQVVVIGGDTEFSASSAYRFNSETYQWTKFIDVTAKRISCHAVASGNRLYVVGGYFGAQRCKTLDCYDPSVDSWDSITSVPYSLIPTAFVSTWKYLSS
- the timm13 gene encoding mitochondrial import inner membrane translocase subunit Tim13; this encodes MDSFGSDYSSGTGAGKMDTGTIMEQVKVQIAVANAQELLQRMTDKCFKKCIGKPGSTLDNSEQKCIAMCMDRYMDAWNTVSRTYNARLQRERARM